A section of the Stenotrophomonas sp. 364 genome encodes:
- the prpE gene encoding propionate--CoA ligase has translation MRYEAMYRRSVDEPEAFWAEEAQRIYWHKAPEQILDYSNPPFRRWFVGGETNLCYNAVDRHLVDRPEQLALVAISTETDITREITYRELYREVNAFAAVLQRLDVGRGDRVVIYMPNMAEAVFAMLACARIGAIHSVVFGGFAAHNLALRIDDAEPKLLIAADAGKRGGKVIPYKAMVDAACAEATSPPPHVLIVSRGLDPAEPKVPGRDVDYATLRAEVGDQDVPVVWLESSEPSYLLYTSGTTGKPKGVQRDVGGYAVAMAQSMQTVFDCKPGQVMFSTSDVGWAVGHSYNVYGPLIGGCTSLLYEGLPTNPDPGIWWALCEQYNVRTLFSSPTAIRVLKKHDTDFITRHDLDALKYVFLAGEPLDEPTAHWINDALGKPIIDNYWQTETGWPALTLLPGVDMKPVRFGSPGFPNLGYKMKVIDENTGEEVAPGQKGVLVMTPPLPPGCMSTVWKDDDRFLQSYFSHFKELLYSSLDWAIRDADGYTFILGRTDDVINVAGHRLGTREIEECISGHPLVAEAAVIGVKDELKGQVPLVFVTLRQAVDGDGSTVITEMMQRVTHSLGALARPAHIHIVNALPKTRSGKLLRRSLQALAEERDPGDLSTLDDPAALDEIRRALGH, from the coding sequence ATGCGTTACGAAGCGATGTACCGGCGTTCGGTGGATGAACCCGAGGCGTTCTGGGCCGAAGAGGCCCAGCGCATCTACTGGCATAAAGCGCCGGAACAGATCCTCGACTACAGCAACCCGCCGTTCCGGCGCTGGTTCGTCGGCGGCGAAACCAACCTCTGCTACAACGCCGTGGACCGGCACCTGGTCGACCGCCCGGAGCAGCTGGCACTGGTGGCCATCTCCACCGAAACCGACATCACCCGCGAGATCACCTATCGCGAGCTCTATCGCGAGGTGAACGCGTTCGCCGCCGTGCTGCAGCGCCTGGACGTGGGCCGTGGCGACCGCGTGGTGATCTACATGCCCAACATGGCCGAGGCGGTGTTTGCGATGCTGGCGTGCGCGCGCATCGGGGCAATCCACTCGGTCGTGTTCGGCGGCTTTGCCGCGCACAACCTGGCGCTGCGCATCGACGATGCCGAACCCAAGCTGCTGATCGCCGCCGATGCCGGCAAGCGCGGTGGCAAGGTGATTCCGTACAAGGCAATGGTGGATGCGGCCTGTGCCGAAGCCACTTCGCCGCCGCCGCATGTGCTGATCGTCTCGCGCGGGCTGGACCCGGCCGAACCGAAGGTGCCCGGTCGCGACGTCGACTACGCCACGCTGCGCGCCGAGGTGGGTGACCAGGACGTGCCGGTGGTCTGGCTGGAATCCAGCGAGCCCAGCTACCTGCTGTACACCTCCGGCACCACCGGCAAGCCCAAGGGCGTGCAGCGCGACGTGGGCGGTTACGCGGTGGCGATGGCGCAGTCGATGCAGACCGTGTTCGACTGCAAGCCGGGCCAGGTGATGTTCTCCACCTCCGACGTGGGCTGGGCGGTGGGCCATTCCTACAACGTGTACGGCCCGCTGATCGGCGGCTGCACTTCGCTGCTCTACGAAGGCCTGCCGACCAACCCCGACCCGGGGATCTGGTGGGCGTTGTGCGAGCAGTACAACGTGCGCACGTTGTTCTCCTCGCCCACCGCCATACGCGTGCTGAAGAAGCACGACACCGACTTCATCACGCGCCACGACCTGGACGCGCTCAAGTACGTGTTCCTGGCCGGTGAGCCGCTTGACGAACCCACGGCGCACTGGATCAACGACGCGTTGGGCAAGCCGATCATCGACAACTACTGGCAGACCGAAACCGGCTGGCCGGCACTGACGTTGTTGCCCGGGGTGGACATGAAACCGGTTCGTTTCGGCTCGCCCGGGTTCCCCAACCTTGGCTACAAGATGAAGGTCATCGACGAGAACACCGGGGAAGAAGTGGCGCCCGGGCAGAAGGGCGTGCTGGTGATGACCCCGCCGTTGCCGCCGGGGTGCATGAGCACCGTGTGGAAGGACGACGACCGGTTCCTGCAGAGCTATTTCAGCCACTTCAAGGAGCTGCTGTACAGCTCGCTGGACTGGGCGATCCGCGACGCCGACGGCTACACCTTCATCCTCGGCCGCACCGACGATGTGATCAACGTGGCCGGGCACCGGCTGGGCACGCGCGAGATCGAAGAGTGCATCTCCGGCCACCCGCTGGTGGCCGAGGCGGCGGTGATCGGGGTCAAGGACGAGCTCAAGGGCCAGGTGCCGCTGGTGTTTGTCACCCTGCGCCAGGCAGTGGACGGCGATGGCAGCACGGTGATCACCGAGATGATGCAGCGGGTGACCCACTCGCTCGGCGCACTGGCGCGGCCGGCGCACATCCATATCGTCAATGCGCTGCCCAAGACCCGCTCGGGCAAGCTGCTGCGGCGCTCGCTGCAGGCGCTGGCCGAAGAGCGTGATCCGGGGGACCTGTCCACGCTGGACGATCCGGCCGCATTGGATGAGATCCGGCGCGCGCTGGGGCACTGA
- a CDS encoding suppressor of fused domain protein: MDPTHDDHGTPGWDAINAALAALYPGQEPKHFGTALPYTLGGNDPLDGISVYWAESPRPYWHYVTYGFSELYDKQSDDAADSGYGFELTFRLAAAPGQGADDAPPVWPMNLLQNLARYVFSSGNVFEAGHHLDANGPIALDTDTVLRHLALVEDPQLPPRDTANGRVRFLQVVGLADEEMAAVRRWSTQGVLDALLPAMPLWITDLQRGSLLADPALAAQVEAGSARDGSATGLLFLETLDWEAQGDSVELVLGAGQVPGVLELLPLRLDHGHALTLLNAQRSWRFEPGEVDQLEIETDTARCVLSPATLRALQDHLQAQRGVYPLPGGRLRIRVEPTQLRDAQGNVVRTVG, translated from the coding sequence ATGGACCCCACGCACGATGACCACGGCACCCCCGGCTGGGATGCCATCAATGCGGCCCTGGCCGCGTTGTACCCGGGGCAGGAACCCAAACACTTCGGCACGGCGCTGCCGTACACCCTGGGCGGCAATGACCCGCTCGACGGGATCAGCGTGTACTGGGCCGAATCGCCCCGCCCGTACTGGCATTACGTCACCTATGGCTTCTCCGAGCTGTACGACAAGCAGAGCGACGACGCAGCCGACAGCGGCTACGGCTTCGAGCTGACCTTCCGCCTGGCCGCCGCGCCGGGGCAGGGCGCGGACGACGCGCCGCCGGTGTGGCCGATGAACCTGCTGCAGAACCTGGCGCGCTATGTCTTCAGCAGCGGCAATGTGTTCGAGGCCGGCCACCACCTGGACGCCAACGGTCCGATCGCGCTGGACACCGACACCGTGCTGCGCCACCTGGCGCTGGTGGAGGATCCGCAGCTGCCGCCGCGCGACACCGCCAACGGCCGCGTGCGCTTCCTGCAGGTGGTCGGGCTGGCCGATGAGGAAATGGCGGCGGTGCGCCGCTGGTCCACCCAGGGCGTGCTGGATGCGCTGTTGCCGGCCATGCCGCTGTGGATCACCGACCTGCAGCGCGGTTCGCTGCTGGCCGATCCGGCCCTGGCCGCGCAGGTCGAGGCGGGCAGTGCCCGCGACGGCTCCGCCACCGGCCTGCTGTTCCTGGAAACGCTGGACTGGGAGGCCCAAGGCGACAGCGTGGAGCTGGTGCTGGGCGCCGGCCAGGTGCCGGGCGTGCTCGAACTGCTGCCGCTGCGGTTGGACCACGGCCACGCGCTGACCTTGCTCAACGCGCAGCGCAGCTGGCGCTTCGAGCCCGGCGAGGTGGACCAGCTGGAGATCGAGACGGACACCGCGCGCTGCGTGCTCAGCCCGGCCACCCTGCGTGCCTTGCAGGACCACCTGCAGGCCCAGCGGGGCGTCTACCCGCTGCCCGGCGGACGCCTGCGGATCCGGGTGGAGCCCACCCAGCTGCGCGACGCACAGGGCAATGTCGTGCGCACCGTCGGGTAA
- a CDS encoding glutathione S-transferase N-terminal domain-containing protein, with protein MKLYSKPGACSTADHIALQWTGQPFEVELLDKDTLKAPAFLKINPAGSVPAVVDGDFILTQNAAIMGYIADTYPQAGLAGDGSAQQRAEATRWLSFVNSDLHPAFKPLFGPGNFIEDETQHEALRATARKRLRGLFERADKQLADRPWLAGFRSFADPYFYITLRWAAGAKIDLGGLDNIAAYKTRMDADAGVQATLKAEGLS; from the coding sequence ATGAAGCTGTACAGCAAGCCCGGTGCCTGCTCCACCGCCGACCACATCGCCCTGCAGTGGACCGGCCAGCCGTTCGAGGTGGAACTGCTCGACAAGGACACGCTGAAGGCGCCGGCATTCCTGAAGATCAACCCGGCCGGTTCGGTGCCTGCGGTGGTCGATGGCGATTTCATCCTGACCCAGAACGCGGCGATCATGGGCTACATCGCCGACACCTACCCGCAGGCCGGCCTGGCCGGTGACGGCAGCGCCCAGCAGCGCGCCGAAGCGACCCGGTGGCTGTCCTTCGTCAACTCGGACCTGCACCCGGCGTTCAAGCCGCTGTTCGGGCCGGGCAATTTCATCGAAGACGAGACCCAGCACGAAGCGCTCCGTGCCACCGCACGCAAGCGCCTGCGCGGCCTGTTCGAACGCGCCGACAAGCAGCTCGCCGACCGCCCGTGGCTGGCCGGCTTCCGCAGCTTCGCCGACCCGTATTTCTACATCACCCTGCGCTGGGCGGCCGGTGCCAAGATCGACCTGGGCGGCCTGGACAACATCGCCGCGTACAAGACCCGCATGGACGCCGATGCTGGCGTGCAGGCCACGCTGAAGGCCGAAGGCCTGAGCTGA
- a CDS encoding cell wall hydrolase encodes MKLAWILWLSQLLPQPAADSLCLSTTVYLEARDQTLRGQQAVAEVALRRLDSGLWGDSMCKVVTARKQFAPTIVAPGTQLGNADAWQEAMTVAFDAERNWALPVGERKEIVPGASHFAALSIANPSWRNAYQVATIGDHTFYRVQKLKPRTS; translated from the coding sequence ATGAAACTGGCCTGGATTCTCTGGCTGTCGCAGTTGTTGCCGCAGCCGGCCGCCGATTCGTTGTGCCTGAGCACGACCGTCTACCTCGAAGCGCGTGACCAGACCCTGCGCGGCCAGCAAGCCGTCGCCGAGGTGGCCCTGCGTCGTCTGGACAGCGGGCTGTGGGGCGACTCGATGTGCAAGGTGGTGACCGCGCGCAAGCAGTTCGCGCCGACCATCGTGGCCCCTGGCACCCAGCTGGGCAATGCAGACGCCTGGCAGGAAGCGATGACGGTGGCCTTCGATGCCGAGCGCAATTGGGCCCTGCCGGTGGGTGAACGCAAGGAGATCGTGCCCGGCGCAAGCCACTTCGCCGCCTTGTCGATTGCCAACCCGAGCTGGCGCAATGCCTACCAGGTGGCCACCATCGGTGACCACACGTTCTATCGCGTGCAGAAACTCAAGCCGCGCACGTCGTAA
- a CDS encoding NADPH-dependent 2,4-dienoyl-CoA reductase: protein MSPAAESPAYPHLFAPLDLGFTQLRNRVLMGSMHTGLEDRARDFPRLAAYFAERAAGGVGLIVTGGFAPNLVGWLKPFGGKLSWPWEVRPHRQVTAAVHDNGGKICLQLLHAGRYAYHPLSVAPSKLKAPINPFTPRALSAGGVERHIADYARSARLAREAGYDGVEVMGSEGYLINEFIAPRTNTRTDRWGGDAAQRMRFAVEIVRRIREACGPDFIIIYRLSLVDLVDGGSNWDEIVQQAKAIEAAGATLINAGIGWHEARIPTIATSVPRAAFAGVTAKLKPHVQLPVIATNRINMPDVAERILASGGADMVSLARPLLADPEWANKARAGRPEAINTCIACNQACLDHVFENKTASCLVNPRAVHETELVYRPVTAPRRVAVVGAGPAGLACATVAAERGHQVTLFDAGSEIGGQFNVAKRIPGKEEFHETLRYFRHKLEQTRVEVKLDTVADVATLAGFDEVVVATGITPRRVDFPGADHPKVVNYLDVLLGRVQAGAQVAIIGAGGIGFDVGEFLVHDGPSSALDPARWMAEWGVDPSFEARGALAKPAPEAPARKVWLLQRSPGKPGARLGKTTGWIHRATLKAKGVTMLGGVEYLGVDDAGLRVRIEGQEQTLPVDHVVVCAGQEPRRDLHAALQAAGINAHLIGGADVAAELDAKRAIHQGSHLAAQL, encoded by the coding sequence ATGTCGCCAGCCGCCGAATCCCCCGCCTACCCCCATCTGTTCGCCCCGCTGGACCTGGGCTTCACCCAGCTGCGCAACCGCGTCCTGATGGGTTCCATGCACACCGGCCTGGAGGACCGCGCGCGCGATTTCCCGCGCCTGGCCGCCTATTTCGCCGAGCGCGCGGCCGGCGGGGTCGGCCTGATCGTGACCGGCGGCTTCGCACCGAACTTGGTCGGCTGGCTCAAGCCGTTCGGCGGCAAGCTGTCCTGGCCGTGGGAGGTCCGCCCGCACCGCCAGGTGACCGCCGCGGTGCACGACAACGGCGGCAAGATCTGCCTGCAGCTGCTGCATGCCGGGCGCTATGCCTACCACCCCCTGTCGGTGGCCCCCAGCAAGCTGAAAGCGCCGATCAATCCGTTCACCCCGCGCGCGCTGAGCGCCGGTGGCGTTGAGCGCCACATCGCCGATTACGCGCGCAGTGCGCGGCTGGCGCGCGAGGCTGGCTACGACGGCGTTGAAGTGATGGGCTCGGAAGGCTATCTGATCAACGAGTTCATTGCCCCGCGCACCAACACGCGCACCGACCGCTGGGGCGGCGACGCGGCCCAGCGCATGCGCTTTGCGGTTGAAATCGTGCGCCGCATCCGCGAGGCCTGCGGCCCGGACTTCATCATCATCTACCGGCTGTCGCTGGTGGACCTGGTCGACGGCGGCAGCAACTGGGATGAAATCGTGCAGCAGGCCAAGGCGATCGAGGCGGCCGGCGCGACCTTGATCAACGCCGGCATCGGCTGGCACGAGGCGCGCATCCCCACCATCGCCACCTCGGTGCCGCGCGCGGCCTTCGCCGGAGTCACCGCCAAGCTCAAGCCGCATGTGCAGCTGCCGGTGATCGCCACCAACCGCATCAACATGCCCGACGTGGCCGAGCGCATCCTGGCCAGCGGCGGCGCGGACATGGTGTCGCTGGCGCGGCCGCTGCTGGCCGACCCGGAATGGGCCAACAAGGCCCGCGCCGGTCGCCCCGAAGCGATCAATACCTGCATTGCCTGCAACCAGGCCTGCCTGGACCACGTGTTCGAGAACAAGACCGCCAGCTGCCTGGTCAACCCGCGCGCCGTGCACGAAACCGAACTGGTGTACCGCCCGGTCACCGCCCCCAGGCGCGTGGCCGTGGTCGGCGCGGGTCCGGCCGGGCTGGCCTGCGCCACGGTCGCCGCCGAACGCGGCCACCAGGTGACCCTGTTCGACGCCGGCAGCGAGATCGGCGGCCAGTTCAACGTGGCCAAGCGCATTCCGGGCAAGGAAGAATTCCACGAGACCCTGCGCTACTTCCGCCACAAGCTGGAGCAGACCCGGGTCGAGGTGAAGCTGGACACCGTGGCCGATGTCGCCACGCTGGCCGGCTTTGACGAGGTCGTGGTGGCCACCGGCATCACCCCGCGTCGGGTCGACTTCCCCGGTGCCGACCACCCCAAGGTGGTCAACTATCTGGACGTGCTGCTGGGCCGGGTCCAGGCCGGGGCGCAGGTCGCCATCATCGGCGCCGGCGGCATCGGCTTCGACGTGGGCGAGTTCCTGGTCCATGACGGCCCCTCCAGCGCGCTCGATCCCGCCCGCTGGATGGCCGAATGGGGTGTGGACCCCAGTTTTGAAGCCCGCGGTGCGCTCGCCAAGCCCGCGCCCGAAGCACCGGCGCGCAAGGTCTGGCTGCTGCAGCGCAGCCCGGGCAAGCCCGGCGCGCGCCTGGGCAAGACCACCGGCTGGATCCACCGCGCCACGCTCAAGGCCAAGGGCGTGACGATGCTGGGCGGCGTGGAGTACCTGGGCGTGGACGATGCGGGCCTGCGCGTGCGCATCGAGGGCCAGGAACAGACCCTGCCGGTGGATCACGTGGTGGTCTGCGCCGGCCAGGAACCGCGCCGCGATCTGCACGCCGCGCTGCAGGCGGCCGGGATCAACGCGCACCTGATCGGGGGCGCGGACGTGGCCGCCGAACTGGATGCAAAGCGCGCGATCCACCAAGGCAGCCACCTCGCCGCGCAGCTCTGA
- a CDS encoding zinc-binding alcohol dehydrogenase family protein: MKAVGLRQYLPIDDPAALLDLTLPDPGPPFGSDLRVRIQAVSVNPVDTKQRAPRPEREDPPRILGYDAAGTVEAVGPDVVAFAPGDEVYYAGDVTRTGSNAQWHLVDERLVGRKPTTLDFADAAALPLTTLTAWELLFQRMPLQFDDRRHAGQVLLVIGGAGGVGSMAIQLARHAGFTVVATASRTASVQWCLQMGAHHVVDHHQPLPPQLQALGIAQVQVALNLADTDRYWDVLGELLAPQGHVGLIVEPRDALRIGDPYKAKCIGIHWEFMFARVKFRTADMIEQHRILNRVASLVDAGELRSTRSTHLGLINAANLREAHRQLESGGTVGKLVLAGW, translated from the coding sequence ATGAAAGCCGTGGGTTTGCGCCAGTACCTGCCGATCGACGACCCCGCCGCACTGCTTGATCTGACGCTGCCCGACCCCGGTCCGCCCTTTGGTTCGGATCTACGGGTGCGAATACAGGCCGTTTCCGTCAATCCCGTGGATACCAAACAGCGCGCGCCGCGTCCGGAACGCGAAGATCCCCCGCGCATTCTTGGCTACGACGCCGCCGGAACCGTCGAAGCCGTTGGCCCGGACGTAGTGGCTTTCGCGCCCGGCGACGAGGTGTATTACGCCGGCGATGTGACACGTACCGGCAGCAACGCGCAGTGGCACCTGGTGGATGAGCGACTGGTCGGACGCAAGCCGACCACGCTGGATTTCGCCGACGCCGCAGCGCTGCCGCTGACCACGCTGACTGCGTGGGAACTGCTGTTCCAGCGCATGCCATTGCAGTTTGATGACCGTCGCCATGCCGGCCAGGTGTTGTTGGTCATCGGCGGTGCCGGCGGCGTGGGTTCGATGGCGATCCAGCTGGCCCGGCATGCCGGCTTCACCGTGGTCGCCACGGCGTCGCGCACCGCGTCGGTGCAGTGGTGCCTGCAGATGGGCGCCCACCACGTGGTCGACCACCATCAGCCGTTGCCACCGCAGCTGCAGGCACTGGGCATCGCGCAGGTGCAGGTGGCGCTCAACCTGGCCGACACCGACCGCTACTGGGACGTGTTGGGCGAACTGCTGGCGCCCCAAGGCCATGTCGGCCTGATTGTCGAACCGCGCGACGCCTTGCGCATCGGCGATCCCTATAAAGCCAAGTGCATCGGCATCCACTGGGAATTCATGTTTGCGCGCGTGAAGTTCCGCACCGCGGACATGATCGAACAGCATCGCATCCTGAACCGCGTTGCAAGCCTGGTCGATGCGGGCGAACTGCGCAGCACACGCAGTACGCACCTTGGCCTGATCAACGCCGCCAACCTGCGCGAGGCCCACCGGCAACTGGAAAGCGGTGGCACGGTCGGCAAGCTGGTGCTGGCCGGCTGGTAG
- a CDS encoding OmpA family protein produces the protein MNKKILTAALLGGLAFAQAASAQDFDDRWYLTGSAGFNFQDNDRLTNDAPFVTLGLGKFISPNWSLDGELNYQNPNFDANQDLNWSQYGVSVDMRRHFISEGRGWNPYLLMGLGYQKSEEEYAANSLNGPRERKDGNFAAKLGVGLQTTFEKRVAVRAEVAYRADFDDQSIAAPSEDWFGDVLASVGVVIPLGPAPTAAVVAPAPVAPSCADLDDDGDGVNNCDDKCPDSQPGQTIGPDGCPVPVSIDLKGVNFDFDKATLRPDAVAILSEATEILKRYPDLRVEVAGHTDSKGTDAYNQKLSERRATTVYDYLTKNGVSASRLVGPIGYGESRPIAPNTNPDGSDNPEGRAKNRRTELNVQN, from the coding sequence ATGAACAAGAAGATCCTCACTGCCGCGCTGCTGGGCGGTCTGGCTTTCGCCCAGGCTGCTTCGGCGCAGGATTTTGACGACCGCTGGTACCTGACCGGTTCGGCCGGCTTCAACTTCCAGGATAACGACCGTCTGACCAACGACGCTCCGTTCGTGACCCTGGGCCTCGGTAAGTTCATCAGCCCCAACTGGTCGCTGGACGGCGAGCTGAACTACCAGAACCCGAACTTCGATGCCAACCAGGATCTGAACTGGAGCCAGTACGGCGTGTCGGTCGACATGCGTCGCCACTTCATCTCTGAAGGCCGTGGCTGGAACCCGTACCTGCTGATGGGTCTGGGCTACCAGAAGTCGGAAGAAGAGTACGCCGCCAACAGCCTGAATGGTCCGCGTGAGCGCAAGGACGGCAACTTCGCCGCCAAGCTCGGCGTCGGCCTGCAGACCACCTTCGAAAAGCGCGTTGCTGTCCGCGCCGAAGTGGCCTACCGCGCTGACTTCGACGACCAGAGCATCGCCGCTCCGTCGGAAGACTGGTTCGGCGACGTGCTGGCTTCGGTCGGCGTCGTGATCCCGCTCGGCCCGGCTCCGACCGCCGCTGTGGTTGCCCCGGCTCCGGTTGCTCCGAGCTGCGCCGACCTGGATGACGACGGTGACGGCGTCAACAATTGCGACGACAAGTGCCCGGATTCGCAGCCGGGTCAGACCATCGGTCCGGACGGTTGCCCGGTCCCGGTCTCGATCGATCTGAAGGGTGTGAACTTCGACTTCGACAAGGCGACCCTGCGTCCGGACGCCGTGGCGATCCTGAGCGAAGCCACCGAGATCCTGAAGCGTTACCCGGATCTGCGCGTTGAAGTTGCCGGTCACACCGACTCGAAGGGTACCGACGCTTACAACCAGAAGCTGTCGGAGCGTCGCGCCACCACCGTGTATGACTACCTGACCAAGAACGGCGTGTCCGCTTCGCGTCTGGTGGGCCCGATCGGCTACGGCGAGAGCCGTCCGATTGCGCCGAACACCAACCCGGATGGCTCGGACAACCCGGAAGGTCGTGCAAAGAACCGTCGTACCGAGCTGAACGTCCAGAACTAA
- a CDS encoding pseudouridine synthase, with protein sequence MSTRRPPAAPASRPRRPERRASPVTRPRSDDAPRHGLARVLSKAGLCSRTEAARWIQAGRVTVDGRVINNPEFPIIDGRHHVRVDGQPLDAPRRIHLMLNKPRGLVTTAQDEQGRDTVYRCFDGAGLPWIAPVGRLDKASEGLLLFSNDPQWAARLTDPATGPDKTYHVQIDAIPDAAQLQALCTGVEDEGEHLRARRATLLRSGDKTAWLEVVLEEGRNRHIRRLLAALDINVLRLVRVAIGQLPMGALGKGTWRELSAHDLDLLYAAADGAVAPP encoded by the coding sequence ATGAGCACACGCCGGCCCCCTGCCGCGCCTGCCTCTCGACCACGCCGCCCCGAGCGGCGTGCGTCACCGGTAACACGTCCGCGCAGCGACGATGCACCGCGCCATGGCCTGGCGCGCGTGCTCTCCAAGGCCGGGCTGTGTTCGCGCACCGAAGCGGCGCGCTGGATCCAGGCAGGCCGCGTCACCGTTGATGGCCGCGTCATCAACAACCCTGAATTTCCCATCATCGACGGTCGCCACCACGTGCGCGTCGATGGCCAGCCGCTGGATGCACCACGCCGCATCCACCTGATGCTCAACAAACCGCGCGGCCTGGTCACCACCGCCCAGGACGAGCAGGGCCGTGACACCGTCTACCGCTGTTTCGATGGTGCCGGCCTGCCGTGGATCGCGCCGGTCGGGCGCCTGGACAAAGCCAGCGAAGGCCTGCTGTTGTTCAGCAATGACCCGCAATGGGCCGCGCGCCTGACCGACCCCGCCACCGGCCCGGACAAGACCTACCACGTCCAGATCGACGCCATTCCCGATGCTGCGCAGCTGCAGGCGTTGTGCACCGGGGTGGAGGACGAAGGCGAGCATCTGCGCGCGCGCCGCGCCACCCTGCTGCGCAGTGGCGACAAGACCGCCTGGCTGGAAGTGGTGCTGGAAGAGGGCCGCAACCGGCATATCCGCCGCCTGCTGGCCGCGTTGGACATCAACGTGCTGCGCCTGGTGCGCGTGGCCATCGGGCAACTGCCGATGGGTGCGCTGGGCAAGGGCACTTGGCGCGAACTGAGCGCGCACGACCTGGACCTGCTGTATGCCGCGGCCGACGGTGCCGTGGCCCCGCCGTGA